The proteins below are encoded in one region of Paenibacillus sp. YYML68:
- the trpC gene encoding indole-3-glycerol phosphate synthase TrpC yields MFLDRIVATKQQEVAALKETVTIAELERQIADMPACLGFERAISERANRSMGLIAEVKKASPSKGLIREDFEPVLLAKAYESAGADCISVLTDVQYFQGANEYLSRVREAVNVPLLRKDFTIDPIQIYEARAIGADAILLIAAILTTEQMKEYQSIARSIGLDVLIEVHDREELDRVLTLEPSLVGINNRNLKTFVTDLGTTEELAKHVPAGVTIVSESAISKPEEIAWLHQVGARAVLIGEHFMRQPVVTDAVHDLMGPMVNGAAAVKE; encoded by the coding sequence ATGTTTCTTGATCGAATTGTAGCGACGAAGCAGCAGGAGGTCGCAGCGCTGAAGGAGACCGTAACGATCGCTGAGCTTGAGCGTCAAATCGCCGACATGCCAGCATGTCTCGGATTCGAGCGTGCGATTAGCGAGCGGGCGAACCGTTCCATGGGACTGATCGCCGAGGTGAAGAAGGCATCGCCTTCGAAGGGCTTGATCCGCGAGGACTTCGAGCCTGTGCTGCTGGCGAAGGCGTATGAGTCTGCGGGCGCCGATTGCATCTCGGTGCTGACCGATGTGCAATATTTTCAAGGTGCGAATGAATACTTAAGCCGAGTGCGTGAAGCGGTCAATGTGCCGCTGCTGCGCAAAGATTTCACCATTGACCCGATTCAGATCTATGAGGCACGTGCGATCGGAGCTGATGCGATACTGCTGATCGCTGCTATTCTGACGACTGAGCAGATGAAGGAGTACCAATCGATCGCCCGCAGCATCGGGCTGGATGTGCTCATCGAGGTGCATGACCGTGAGGAGCTTGATCGTGTGTTAACGCTAGAGCCTTCGCTCGTTGGTATTAACAACCGGAACTTGAAGACGTTCGTTACGGATCTCGGCACGACCGAGGAGTTGGCCAAGCACGTTCCAGCTGGCGTTACAATCGTAAGCGAGAGCGCGATCTCGAAGCCGGAGGAGATTGCATGGCTGCATCAGGTGGGTGCTAGAGCCGTCCTGATCGGCGAGCACTTCATGCGCCAGCCTGTCGTCACCGATGCGGTTCACGACTTGATGGGACCGATGGTGAACGGCGCTGCTGCCGTGAAGGAGTAG
- a CDS encoding phosphoribosylanthranilate isomerase — translation MALVKICGILSAEMAEHVAKLEVDYIGFVFARSKRQVSAAQAAEMIRSIRSASPERKVKAAGVFVNPTLEELDAIVSEAPLDVVQLHGQESANYCREVKSRYGAYGIEVIKVFSLSTAGAASVGEEGAVEAEAESDSYESAANKLLEPYRDAVDGVLLDTFDPLYGGGSGKTFAWDAIPPYQAWCREAGVPLLVAGGLLPDNVSGLLEQYRPDGVDVSSGVETDGTKDLSKIITFVERVKSIV, via the coding sequence ATGGCGTTGGTCAAAATATGCGGCATTCTGTCCGCTGAAATGGCGGAGCATGTAGCGAAGCTTGAGGTCGATTATATCGGCTTCGTCTTCGCGCGCAGTAAGCGGCAAGTAAGTGCAGCTCAAGCAGCCGAAATGATACGCTCGATTCGATCTGCAAGTCCGGAGCGTAAGGTGAAGGCTGCTGGCGTGTTCGTCAATCCAACTCTTGAGGAGCTGGATGCAATCGTGTCCGAAGCTCCCCTCGATGTTGTGCAGCTTCACGGGCAGGAATCGGCAAATTATTGCCGTGAGGTGAAGTCGCGCTATGGCGCGTATGGCATCGAGGTTATCAAGGTGTTCTCGCTGAGCACGGCTGGAGCTGCGAGCGTGGGTGAAGAAGGCGCTGTAGAGGCAGAAGCGGAGTCCGATTCTTATGAGTCGGCTGCGAATAAGCTGCTGGAGCCGTATCGCGATGCGGTGGACGGCGTGCTGCTGGACACCTTCGATCCGCTCTACGGTGGCGGCTCGGGCAAGACGTTCGCCTGGGATGCGATTCCACCCTATCAAGCTTGGTGCCGTGAGGCTGGTGTGCCGCTCCTTGTCGCAGGTGGCTTGCTGCCTGATAACGTGAGCGGACTGCTGGAGCAATATCGTCCAGATGGAGTAGACGTATCAAGCGGTGTCGAAACGGATGGAACGAAGGATTTATCCAAAATTATAACGTTCGTCGAAAGGGTGAAATCGATTGTTTAA
- the trpB gene encoding tryptophan synthase subunit beta, translating into MFNGPDEHGRFGKFGGRYVPETLMNALIELEQAFKSHTKEEKFIQELHYWLHRYSGRPTSLYYAGRLTEHLGGAKIYLKREDLNHTGAHKINNALGQGLLAKWMGKKKIIAETGAGQHGVATATVAALFGFECKVFMGEEDTKRQQLNVFRMNLLGTEVVPVKSGTRTLKDACNEALRYWVSHVDDTYYILGSATGPHPYPMMVRDFQRIIGDEARKQIVELENRLPDTIIAAVGGGSNAIGMFYPFLQDESVHLVGVEAAGHGVDTDKHAATMTKGTMGVFQGSYSYLLQDEYGQVVEPHSISAGLDYPGIGPEHSHLKYTGRAEYVPITDQEALDALQLLSRTEGIIPALESAHAIAETIKRAPQMSKDQVIVVSLSGRGDKDVEAIMKYLGGNVRESH; encoded by the coding sequence TTGTTTAACGGACCAGATGAGCATGGCCGCTTCGGTAAATTCGGCGGTCGATACGTGCCAGAGACGCTGATGAATGCGTTGATCGAGCTCGAGCAAGCATTCAAGTCGCACACGAAGGAAGAGAAATTCATTCAAGAGCTGCATTATTGGTTGCACCGTTATTCAGGCAGACCGACATCGCTCTATTATGCGGGCCGTCTGACCGAGCACCTCGGCGGTGCGAAAATATATTTAAAGCGTGAGGATCTTAACCATACGGGCGCACACAAAATTAACAACGCGCTCGGACAAGGCCTGCTGGCGAAGTGGATGGGCAAAAAGAAAATTATTGCCGAAACTGGAGCAGGTCAGCACGGTGTAGCTACAGCTACGGTCGCTGCGTTATTCGGCTTCGAGTGTAAGGTGTTCATGGGTGAGGAGGATACGAAGCGTCAGCAGCTGAACGTGTTCCGTATGAACCTGCTGGGCACAGAGGTCGTACCGGTCAAATCAGGCACACGGACACTGAAGGATGCGTGTAACGAAGCGCTGCGCTATTGGGTTAGCCACGTGGATGACACGTATTACATCCTCGGATCGGCAACGGGTCCGCATCCGTACCCGATGATGGTGCGCGACTTCCAGCGCATTATCGGCGACGAGGCGCGTAAGCAAATAGTCGAGCTCGAGAATCGTCTGCCTGATACGATCATTGCTGCAGTTGGCGGCGGTAGCAACGCCATTGGAATGTTCTACCCGTTCCTGCAGGACGAGAGCGTTCATCTTGTTGGTGTCGAGGCGGCCGGTCACGGTGTCGATACAGACAAGCACGCGGCGACGATGACGAAGGGAACGATGGGCGTCTTCCAAGGCTCGTACAGCTACCTGCTGCAGGATGAGTACGGTCAAGTCGTTGAGCCGCACTCGATCTCTGCCGGACTCGACTATCCGGGTATTGGACCTGAGCATTCACATCTGAAGTATACAGGCCGTGCCGAGTATGTACCGATTACGGACCAGGAGGCTCTTGATGCGCTTCAGCTGCTGAGCCGCACGGAGGGCATTATTCCTGCTCTTGAGAGTGCTCATGCGATTGCCGAGACGATCAAGCGTGCGCCGCAAATGAGCAAGGACCAGGTCATCGTCGTCAGCTTGTCCGGCCGTGGCGATAAGGACGTGGAAGCCATTATGAAATATTTAGGGGGGAACGTCCGTGAATCGCATTGA
- the trpA gene encoding tryptophan synthase subunit alpha, producing the protein MNRIDQRFAELRDKKEAAFIPFISVGDPDLRTSVDIIKTLEEAGAAMVELGVPYSDPLADGPVIQRSSMRALSNARISILDVIETAKQARSEGCELPFILFTYFNPVLQVGLDRIFPLLQEASISGLIIPDLPMEEDEEVRAGAAAHGLHLIPLVAPTSNERVKRISSRASGFVYCVSSLGVTGTRTEFFSGIDDFLSTVKSSTDLPIAIGFGISTREQYSRFAEKCDGIVVGSALVRQIEESLPLLTNSDTKSEGLLQIHKFVRELIGN; encoded by the coding sequence GTGAATCGCATTGATCAAAGGTTCGCCGAGCTTCGTGATAAAAAAGAGGCAGCCTTCATTCCTTTCATCTCCGTCGGAGATCCGGATCTGCGGACGTCCGTCGATATTATTAAAACATTAGAGGAAGCCGGAGCTGCTATGGTCGAGCTCGGCGTTCCTTACTCCGATCCGCTAGCGGACGGTCCGGTCATTCAGCGCTCCTCCATGCGCGCGCTGTCGAACGCGAGAATCTCGATTCTTGATGTCATCGAGACGGCGAAGCAAGCGCGCAGCGAAGGCTGCGAGCTGCCGTTCATTCTGTTCACGTACTTCAACCCGGTGCTTCAGGTTGGTCTGGATCGTATATTCCCGCTGCTGCAGGAAGCGAGCATTAGCGGGCTCATTATTCCGGACCTGCCGATGGAGGAGGACGAGGAGGTTCGGGCAGGCGCTGCCGCTCACGGACTTCACCTTATTCCTCTCGTTGCTCCGACGTCGAATGAGCGGGTGAAGCGTATCTCCTCGAGAGCGAGCGGGTTCGTCTACTGCGTATCGTCGCTGGGCGTTACAGGTACGCGAACAGAGTTTTTCTCCGGCATCGATGACTTCTTGTCTACGGTCAAGAGCTCGACCGACCTGCCGATTGCGATCGGCTTCGGGATCTCGACGCGCGAGCAATATAGCCGCTTCGCTGAGAAGTGCGATGGCATTGTGGTCGGAAGCGCACTCGTTCGTCAAATCGAAGAATCGTTGCCATTGTTAACAAACTCGGATACGAAATCGGAAGGCCTCTTGCAAATTCATAAATTTGTGAGAGAATTAATAGGAAACTGA
- the hisC gene encoding histidinol-phosphate transaminase, which yields MQPKANIVHLPVYQPGKPIDEVKRELGLTEVIKLASNENPFGCSPKAKEAIIAAVEQSSIYPDGGAVDLTKAVAEQLGVQPNQIIFGAGSDEVILMIARAFLTSQDETITASPTFPQYKHNAEVEGATVIEVPVDSEGKHDLAAMLAKVNEKTKIVWLCNPNNPTGTMLTEEEVVGFLNAVPDRIMVVLDEAYAEYNVSGAYPDSIKLLDQYRNIVVLRTFSKIFGLASLRIGYGVGHPDVIRSINQVREPFNTTGFAQKAALAAVHDTSFIESCREANAKGIAQLNAAFDELGLSYFEAHGNFVMVDVQRPGTEVFQSLLRKGIIVRHDPSWGYPTRIRVTVGSVEQNDKFLDALKLALNEVAVS from the coding sequence GTGCAACCCAAAGCTAATATTGTACATCTTCCGGTGTATCAGCCGGGAAAGCCTATTGATGAAGTGAAGCGTGAGCTTGGATTGACCGAAGTCATCAAGCTCGCTTCGAATGAAAATCCGTTCGGCTGCTCGCCGAAGGCGAAGGAAGCGATTATCGCTGCCGTTGAGCAGTCGAGCATATATCCGGACGGAGGCGCGGTCGACCTGACGAAGGCGGTAGCTGAGCAGCTTGGCGTTCAGCCGAACCAGATCATCTTCGGAGCGGGCTCTGATGAAGTGATCTTGATGATTGCCCGTGCGTTCTTGACGTCTCAGGACGAGACGATCACCGCGTCCCCTACATTCCCGCAGTATAAACATAATGCGGAGGTCGAAGGGGCTACGGTCATCGAGGTGCCTGTCGATTCTGAAGGTAAGCATGACCTTGCAGCGATGCTGGCGAAGGTGAACGAGAAGACGAAGATCGTCTGGCTGTGCAATCCGAACAATCCGACCGGTACGATGCTGACAGAGGAAGAGGTTGTCGGCTTCCTGAACGCGGTGCCAGACCGCATCATGGTTGTCCTTGATGAGGCGTATGCCGAGTATAATGTGAGCGGCGCTTATCCAGACAGCATTAAGCTGCTTGATCAGTACCGGAACATCGTCGTATTGCGTACGTTCTCCAAAATATTCGGTCTCGCTTCGTTGCGTATCGGCTACGGCGTTGGACATCCAGACGTCATTCGTTCGATCAACCAGGTACGTGAGCCTTTCAATACGACAGGCTTCGCGCAGAAGGCAGCGCTCGCTGCTGTGCACGATACGTCATTCATCGAATCATGCCGCGAGGCGAACGCCAAGGGCATCGCACAGCTGAACGCAGCCTTTGACGAGCTGGGACTGTCTTACTTCGAGGCACACGGCAACTTCGTTATGGTCGATGTACAGCGTCCGGGGACAGAAGTGTTCCAGAGCTTGCTGCGCAAGGGCATCATCGTCCGTCACGATCCGAGCTGGGGCTATCCGACCCGTATCCGCGTCACGGTCGGTAGTGTGGAGCAGAATGATAAATTCCTTGATGCGCTGAAGCTGGCGCTGAACGAAGTAGCGGTTTCATGA
- a CDS encoding prephenate dehydrogenase: protein MTKITIFGVGLIGGSLALSFKGKPDLYVVGHSNNPSSVDKYLKREVVDHATTSIEEAAADADFIFICVPVGNLEEYLLKLSALPLKPGCIITDVGSTKASIAACASGIELPNAYFIGGHPMAGKEKSGVEAASSLLFENAFYVLTPDSKTPQGAVDRLKSLLKHTGAQLVTVDPDHHDEIVGAISHLPHIIAVALVNQIARYNETNELYQMLAAGGFRDITRIASGDPIIWRDILISNRHVMLQLLKDWNEEISGFIRLIEEKNGDGIEQAFSRAGKFRSGLPERRKGVIHSFYDIYVDVPDHPGVIGQITMLLGSHKVNLSNIQIIESREDIPGALRLSFREEADMDKALELLKQDYAVYV, encoded by the coding sequence ATGACGAAAATCACCATCTTTGGAGTCGGGCTGATCGGTGGCTCACTGGCTTTGTCCTTCAAGGGAAAGCCGGATCTGTACGTCGTCGGTCATTCCAACAATCCAAGCTCGGTTGATAAATATTTAAAACGTGAGGTCGTCGATCATGCGACGACCTCGATTGAGGAAGCGGCTGCGGATGCCGACTTCATTTTTATTTGTGTGCCGGTCGGCAACCTGGAGGAGTATCTACTTAAGCTCTCCGCCCTGCCGCTGAAGCCAGGCTGTATCATTACAGATGTGGGCAGCACGAAGGCCTCCATCGCAGCGTGCGCGTCGGGTATTGAGCTGCCGAATGCATACTTCATCGGGGGCCATCCGATGGCGGGCAAGGAGAAGTCCGGCGTCGAGGCGGCCAGCTCACTGCTCTTCGAGAATGCGTTCTATGTGCTTACACCAGACTCTAAGACGCCTCAGGGGGCTGTGGATCGTCTGAAGAGTCTGTTGAAGCATACAGGTGCCCAACTGGTTACAGTCGATCCTGATCATCACGATGAGATCGTCGGTGCGATCAGCCATCTGCCTCATATTATTGCGGTTGCACTCGTCAATCAGATCGCCCGCTACAATGAGACTAATGAGCTGTATCAGATGCTAGCAGCAGGCGGCTTCCGCGACATTACGCGAATCGCCTCCGGCGACCCAATCATCTGGCGCGACATCTTGATCAGCAATCGTCATGTGATGCTGCAGCTGCTGAAGGACTGGAATGAGGAGATCAGCGGCTTCATTCGACTGATTGAGGAGAAGAACGGGGACGGCATTGAGCAAGCGTTCAGCCGTGCGGGCAAATTCCGCAGCGGCTTGCCGGAGCGTCGCAAGGGTGTCATTCATTCGTTCTACGATATCTATGTCGATGTACCGGATCATCCTGGCGTCATCGGTCAAATTACGATGCTGCTTGGCAGCCACAAGGTGAATCTGAGCAACATTCAAATTATCGAGAGCCGGGAGGACATCCCTGGTGCGCTGCGTCTATCGTTCCGCGAGGAAGCGGATATGGACAAGGCGCTCGAGCTGTTGAAGCAGGACTACGCGGTTTACGTGTAG
- a CDS encoding RNA polymerase sigma factor: MTDSHLIREIKDGNVQLYNELMRRYERKILAFIYHMLKSAQLESMAEDLCNETFYKAYRSLHSFREVEATFSTWLYTIARNTVLSELRKHKNVKVSLEESGYTPPVSLDALPEQSVLRNEKVSLVREAINNLPEKQRSALILREYDQLDYQEIANILGQTVSSVKSLLFRARASVKLQLEPYFVEPIIEEYEGVSRH, encoded by the coding sequence ATGACCGATTCCCATTTAATCCGAGAAATTAAGGATGGCAACGTTCAGCTCTATAATGAACTCATGCGCCGATATGAGCGTAAAATTTTGGCGTTTATTTATCATATGCTCAAGAGCGCCCAACTGGAGTCAATGGCTGAAGACCTGTGCAACGAGACGTTCTACAAGGCGTACCGCAGTCTGCATTCTTTCCGCGAGGTGGAAGCGACCTTCTCGACATGGCTATATACAATTGCTCGCAATACGGTTCTGAGCGAGCTACGCAAGCATAAGAACGTGAAGGTGTCGCTTGAAGAAAGCGGGTACACACCTCCGGTATCGCTGGACGCTCTGCCGGAGCAGTCTGTGCTTCGCAATGAGAAAGTATCGCTCGTTCGCGAGGCCATTAATAATTTACCAGAGAAGCAGCGCAGCGCACTAATACTGCGGGAGTACGACCAGTTGGACTATCAAGAGATTGCTAATATATTGGGGCAGACGGTCAGTTCGGTGAAGTCGCTTTTGTTCAGAGCGAGAGCGAGTGTCAAGCTTCAACTGGAGCCTTACTTTGTAGAGCCAATCATCGAAGAGTACGAGGGGGTGAGTCGACATTGA
- a CDS encoding anti-sigma factor family protein has translation MKCEHVQELLAVYWDLKEEDPERRAVDEHLVECEACAEEFMIWQESMTLIREVPAAELQESRMGVSSSVMSRIYAEESWRVPVADRFYHFSGKLRRNFMASIAACLLVFAFTFWVSIMQEPSYEPATSQSSVFGRIGDPAVAAGGQQESMNVHAMPTAVASLKGFNQPVAYQIGPIHTLKDYLLFVSLLGLTSTLLIMNWLSRTRQ, from the coding sequence TTGAAGTGTGAGCATGTCCAGGAGCTGTTAGCTGTGTACTGGGATTTGAAGGAAGAAGATCCGGAGCGCCGTGCTGTGGATGAGCATCTTGTAGAGTGCGAGGCGTGCGCCGAGGAGTTCATGATATGGCAAGAAAGCATGACGTTAATTCGCGAAGTTCCAGCCGCTGAGCTGCAGGAGTCCCGAATGGGTGTGAGCTCCAGTGTAATGAGCCGCATTTATGCTGAGGAGTCGTGGCGGGTACCTGTAGCGGACCGCTTTTATCATTTCTCAGGGAAGCTGAGACGTAACTTCATGGCTTCCATTGCAGCATGCTTGCTCGTGTTTGCGTTTACGTTCTGGGTGTCGATCATGCAGGAGCCATCGTACGAGCCGGCTACATCGCAATCGAGCGTATTCGGACGCATCGGCGATCCAGCTGTCGCGGCAGGCGGTCAACAGGAGTCGATGAACGTGCACGCGATGCCAACGGCTGTTGCAAGCCTCAAGGGGTTCAATCAGCCAGTCGCGTATCAGATCGGGCCGATTCATACGTTGAAGGATTATTTATTATTCGTTTCGTTGCTTGGCTTG